The following proteins are co-located in the Ensifer sp. WSM1721 genome:
- a CDS encoding VOC family protein, whose protein sequence is MFIVMETTGVLFRGINVVSISVTDLDRAREFYGNVLGFGQPVYDLPDAGWIEFSSGAAGGNVAVVLAESGWVPSTGTTLVLDVEDCRAAVDELRRRGVDCEDAEVFPGFVTYASFYDPFGNRLQMCGPA, encoded by the coding sequence ATGTTCATCGTCATGGAAACGACCGGCGTTCTTTTTCGTGGGATCAATGTCGTCTCGATTTCGGTGACGGATCTCGATCGTGCGCGAGAGTTTTACGGGAACGTGCTCGGCTTCGGGCAGCCGGTCTACGACCTTCCAGACGCGGGCTGGATCGAGTTCTCCTCGGGTGCAGCGGGCGGAAACGTCGCAGTGGTTCTGGCGGAGAGCGGCTGGGTACCCTCCACCGGCACAACGCTCGTCCTTGACGTCGAGGATTGCCGCGCGGCGGTCGACGAATTGCGTCGCCGCGGGGTCGATTGCGAGGACGCGGAGGTATTTCCAGGTTTCGTGACCTACGCGAGCTTTTACGATCCTTTCGGCAACCGCCTGCAGATGTGCGGTCCGGCGTAG